From the genome of Triticum aestivum cultivar Chinese Spring chromosome 3B, IWGSC CS RefSeq v2.1, whole genome shotgun sequence, one region includes:
- the LOC123068740 gene encoding uncharacterized protein — MDNTQFAMIEELASLIKDNLYSKHLVLSTEETLVTLLQQQYHDGDDDEEHDRAVTETRHRAAMNTIELQPTSSYNRLLLHRLADIYGFAHESVGEGEDRHLVLQRCPETAIPPVLVSDVLWNYDDSDGPSASLMLARNETDLQRTHEPEDVQDAISLESLHLKTDTLVSKPLPQLVPPSAASLKEREAAYRAARERIFSSHEAKGNDTSAAKSRHVPAVAQRMIAHALGKRVEDPTERAALETVKGKEQLVNGRTSPTSKEAVKHNSSSPGGGPHRNPSTRSRPTPTASAETLKKEQTGAAKRMFAHALRLPGVEIPNGAARKPK; from the exons ATGGACAATACTCAATTCGCCATG ATTGAGGAGCTGGCCTCGCTCATCAAGGACAACCTCTACAGCAAGcacctcgtcctctccaccgaggaGACACTCGTCACTCTGCTGCAGCAACAGTACCACGAtggcgacgatgacgaggaacatGACCGCGCCGTGACCGAAACGCGTCACAGGGCAGCTATGAATACCATAGAGCTCCAGCCCACCAGCTCCTACAACCGCCTCCTTTTGCATCGTCTCGCCGACATATATGG GTTCGCTCACGAATCTGTTGGCGAGGGCGAGGATCGACATTTGGTTCTCCAGCGCTGCCCTGAGACAGCAAT CCCTCCCGTCCTTGTCAGCGATGTGTTGTGGAATTATGACGACAGCGATGGTCCTTCAGCCTCTCTTATGCTAGCGAGAAATGAGACAG ATCTTCAGAGAACTCATGAACCAGAAGATGTCCAAGACGCTATTTCTCTTGAAAGCTTGCATCTGAAAACTGATACACTAGTTTCGAAGCCTTTGCCGCAGTTGGTGCCACCTTCAGCAGCATCGCTTAAGGAGAGGGAAGCTGCTTATCGGGCTGCTCGTGAGCGAATCTTCTCTTCACATGAAGCCAAGGGAAACGACACATCAGCAGCAAAATCTAGGCATGTTCCTGCTGTTGCTCAACGGATGATCGCACACGCACTTGGTAAGAGAGTTGAAGATCCAACAGAGAGAGCTGCCTTGGAGACAGTCAAAGGGAAGGAACAGCTGGTAAATGGACGAACTAGTCCCACGAGTAAAGAAGCAGTTAAACACAACTCAAGCTCACCTGGTGGTGGTCCGCATCGGAACCCATCTACTCGAAGCCGTCCTACACCTACTGCTAGCGCCGAGACGCTGAAGAAAGAGCAGACTGGAGCGGCTAAAAGGATGTTTGCACATGCGTTGCGGCTCCCCGGTGTTGAAATACCCAATGGCGCAGCACGAAAACCCAAGTAA
- the LOC123064869 gene encoding uncharacterized protein — protein MTMSKIILLLLVAPLRMAAARSDCLPGGQHMEASFACSMMWLSKPQQDLCIRIMIWGGIDMSVSHKEEETGYVTLAAWFAVESFDVTRIAARNQLSHNTSLSGQERHAYEGCMKDYALAGRHITRVANEMLPSCRFTDLSYEYNRALNSIVTCMNRLSALTQVNTPLYPMVLADQDKAVLAYHLATLIGVL, from the coding sequence ATGACTATGTCAAAGAtcattctcctcctcctcgtcgcaccCCTTCGCATGGCCGCCGCAAGGTCGGATTGTCTCCCCGGGGGGCAGCACATGGAGGCGTCTTTTGCCTGTAGCATGATGTGGTTGTCGAAGCCGCAACAAGATCTATGCATCCGCATCATGATCTGGGGCGGCATCGACATGTCCGTGTCGCACAAGGAGGAGGAAACCGGGTACGTGACCCTTGCCGCCTGGTTCGCCGTGGAATCCTTCGACGTCACACGGATCGCCGCGAGGAACCAGCTCAGCCATAACACATCGCTCTCCGGACAGGAGAGGCACGCCTACGAGGGGTGCATGAAGGACTACGCGCTAGCGGGCAGACACATCACCCGCGTCGCCAACGAGATGCTACCCAGCTGCCGCTTCACGGACCTCAGCTACGAGTACAACCGTGCGCTAAATAGCATAGTTACTTGTATGAATCGGCTGTCGGCGCTGACTCAGGTGAACACGCCGTTGTACCCCATGGTGTTGGCCGACCAGGACAAAGCAGTGCTGGCGTACCATCTTGCTACTTTGATAGGTGTATTGTGA